Proteins encoded within one genomic window of uncultured Draconibacterium sp.:
- a CDS encoding START-like domain-containing protein: protein MTSKVKINLEYLINCSPKVLYNRLSTASGLTEWFADDVRVRGKRYTFIWDGSEQTAEMTLHKENRLVRFNWIDEEDESYFEFKIMRDELTGDVSLLITDFAEEDEIDETRGLWDSQVADLKHVLGS from the coding sequence ATGACTAGTAAAGTAAAAATCAACCTGGAATACTTAATTAATTGTTCTCCGAAAGTGCTCTATAACAGACTAAGCACTGCTTCCGGGTTAACCGAATGGTTTGCCGATGATGTTCGTGTTCGAGGTAAACGATATACTTTTATTTGGGACGGATCGGAGCAAACTGCTGAAATGACACTACACAAAGAAAACCGTTTAGTACGTTTTAACTGGATTGATGAAGAAGATGAATCGTACTTCGAATTTAAGATAATGCGCGATGAACTTACGGGCGATGTTTCGCTTTTGATCACTGACTTTGCCGAAGAAGATGAAATTGATGAAACCCGTGGCTTGTGGGATTCGCAGGTAGCCGATTTGAAACATGTTTTAGGTTCGTAA
- a CDS encoding LptF/LptG family permease gives MKRLHLFVIKSFLGPFFMTFFIVVFVLLMQFLWKYVDDLVGKGLDFKVLGEMMFYASFALLPLAFPLAMLLASIMTFGALGENYELVAMKASGISLFRIMRPLIVIAILITGIAFYFSNNILPKTNLKFSTLLYSVKKQRPELVLQEGVFTNEMDGYSIKVGKRDNDTKMLYDLLIYDHTKNKPNESVTVADSGLLRITEDKKYMVLNLFSGVTYQEQKSQDRSKKETYPYQRNRFEEQTIRVKVRNFDFDRKDESIFKNQYRMLTIDQLATADDSLTDDYYDRVRNYMMQININPTIARRLYNLTAKADSLKRETEEITADSIFDFDAYYSGLDKWVQADIAKTAIDRARSNMQQVNMFQGQLYNKKKTLNKYRMERHRKFTLSIAVLIFFFIGAPLGAIIRKGGLGMPVVVSIFLFILYYIVSMSGEKTAREDVWAMFNGMWFSSYIFLPVGVWLTYKAATDSAIMTAEAYSKFFARLGLGRFFKKKKSND, from the coding sequence ATGAAACGTCTGCACCTTTTTGTTATAAAATCATTTCTAGGGCCATTTTTTATGACCTTTTTTATTGTGGTCTTTGTGCTGCTCATGCAGTTCTTGTGGAAATACGTAGACGACCTGGTTGGAAAAGGGCTTGATTTTAAAGTTCTCGGTGAAATGATGTTTTACGCATCGTTTGCGCTGCTTCCGCTGGCTTTTCCTCTGGCCATGCTGCTGGCGTCGATAATGACTTTTGGGGCACTGGGCGAAAATTACGAGTTGGTGGCAATGAAAGCTTCCGGTATTTCGCTTTTCAGGATTATGCGACCATTAATAGTTATTGCAATACTAATTACCGGAATCGCTTTCTATTTTTCAAATAATATTCTTCCGAAAACAAACCTGAAATTTTCCACACTTTTATACAGTGTTAAAAAACAACGGCCCGAATTGGTTTTACAGGAAGGCGTTTTTACCAACGAAATGGATGGTTACAGCATTAAAGTTGGCAAGCGAGATAACGATACAAAAATGCTGTACGACCTGCTGATTTACGACCATACCAAAAATAAACCTAACGAAAGTGTTACAGTTGCCGATTCGGGATTGTTGCGCATTACGGAGGATAAAAAGTACATGGTACTGAATTTGTTTAGCGGAGTGACTTACCAGGAGCAGAAATCGCAAGATCGTAGTAAAAAAGAAACGTATCCGTATCAACGCAATCGTTTTGAAGAACAAACGATTCGGGTAAAAGTACGAAATTTCGATTTTGACCGCAAGGATGAAAGTATTTTTAAGAATCAGTACCGTATGCTTACCATCGATCAGTTGGCGACTGCTGACGACAGTTTAACGGATGATTATTATGATCGTGTGCGTAATTATATGATGCAGATTAATATAAACCCGACAATTGCGCGGCGATTGTATAATTTGACAGCAAAAGCCGATTCACTAAAACGCGAAACAGAGGAAATTACAGCAGATTCGATATTTGATTTTGATGCATATTATTCCGGCCTCGATAAATGGGTACAGGCCGATATTGCCAAAACTGCGATCGATCGTGCACGAAGCAATATGCAACAGGTTAATATGTTTCAGGGGCAGCTTTATAATAAAAAGAAAACGTTGAATAAATACCGCATGGAGCGACACCGGAAATTTACCCTGTCGATTGCTGTGCTCATTTTCTTTTTTATAGGGGCGCCATTAGGAGCAATTATCCGAAAAGGAGGATTGGGAATGCCGGTGGTGGTGTCGATTTTCCTGTTTATTTTATATTACATTGTTTCTATGAGTGGCGAAAAAACTGCCCGTGAGGATGTTTGGGCAATGTTTAACGGAATGTGGTTTTCTTCTTATATTTTTCTACCCGTAGGGGTGTGGTTGACGTATAAAGCAGCTACCGATTCGGCAATCATGACGGCTGAAGCTTACTCTAAGTTTTTTGCCCGCCTGGGGCTCGGACGGTTTTTCAAGAAAAAGAAATCAAACGATTAA
- a CDS encoding Lrp/AsnC ligand binding domain-containing protein: MKANDFLEEKPAEIDELDEKILKLITKNARIPFLEVARECGVSGAAIHQRVQRLLNIGVVHGSEFVVSPQKLGYNTCAYMGIYLDKAKYHTQVAEALRNIPEVVECHYTTGPYAIFVKIQTKTNKHLKRLIDEQLQDIEGIARTETFMSLEMDFKRQVPIK, from the coding sequence ATGAAGGCAAATGATTTTTTAGAAGAGAAACCAGCTGAAATTGATGAGTTGGACGAAAAGATATTAAAGCTTATTACAAAAAATGCCCGAATACCTTTCTTAGAAGTTGCCCGTGAATGTGGAGTTTCAGGTGCAGCTATTCATCAACGTGTTCAGCGCCTGTTAAATATTGGTGTTGTGCACGGAAGCGAATTTGTTGTTAGCCCGCAAAAACTGGGTTACAACACTTGTGCTTACATGGGAATTTATCTCGACAAGGCCAAGTACCACACACAGGTTGCCGAAGCTTTGCGGAATATTCCGGAAGTAGTTGAGTGTCATTACACAACAGGGCCTTATGCAATTTTTGTAAAAATACAAACAAAAACCAACAAGCATTTAAAACGTCTGATCGACGAGCAATTGCAGGACATTGAAGGAATTGCCCGCACAGAAACGTTCATGTCATTGGAAATGGACTTTAAACGACAAGTACCTATAAAATAA
- a CDS encoding glycosyltransferase family 4 protein: MNILQVTNKVPFPTKDGGAIACMNLTKGFAKLGNKVTVLAMNTLKHHVRPDEIPGEIKQLATFKLVDVPAKINAFAALINLLFSRKPYNAVRFIDENFRVALISLLSENEFDVIQLEGLYVCPYISLIRKHSNATVVYRAHNVEFEIWERATKLSRGLKKIYLQNLSKRIKRFETELLNTYDILIPITARDGEILDSLGNVKDKQVSQAGIDSSTVVPDTSKLEFPSLFHMGSLEWAPNQEGLLWFLENCWTRIHNKYPDLRFHVAGRNAPQCLIDKLNVDGVVFEGEVADAYLFMNSKAVMIVPLFSGSGMRIKIIEGMALGKSIVSTSIGAEGIDVTDGENVLLANDASGFVEAVFSLIENRDNFERLGKNATLFIQQNFDNLAISKKLIGFYKQYTK, encoded by the coding sequence ATGAACATATTGCAGGTAACAAATAAGGTTCCTTTTCCAACCAAGGATGGTGGGGCCATAGCCTGTATGAATTTGACGAAAGGATTTGCGAAGCTGGGAAATAAGGTAACCGTGCTGGCAATGAATACCTTAAAACATCATGTTCGGCCGGATGAAATTCCCGGGGAAATAAAACAGTTGGCAACATTTAAGTTGGTTGATGTTCCGGCTAAAATAAATGCTTTTGCTGCTTTAATAAATCTTCTCTTTTCGCGAAAACCATACAATGCCGTTCGTTTTATCGATGAAAACTTTCGTGTAGCGCTGATAAGCTTATTATCCGAAAATGAGTTTGATGTTATTCAGTTGGAGGGACTTTATGTTTGTCCATATATTTCTTTGATACGAAAGCATTCCAACGCAACGGTGGTTTATCGTGCGCATAATGTTGAGTTTGAAATTTGGGAGAGAGCTACAAAACTATCACGAGGTTTGAAAAAAATATACCTGCAAAATCTTTCAAAAAGGATTAAAAGGTTCGAGACTGAATTATTGAATACATACGATATTTTGATTCCGATTACCGCCCGCGACGGAGAGATCCTCGACTCGCTGGGGAATGTGAAAGACAAACAGGTTTCTCAAGCCGGTATCGATTCGTCGACTGTCGTTCCGGATACATCCAAACTCGAATTCCCATCACTTTTTCACATGGGGTCGTTGGAGTGGGCGCCCAACCAGGAAGGTCTTTTGTGGTTTCTTGAAAACTGCTGGACACGGATTCACAACAAATATCCTGATCTGCGTTTTCATGTAGCCGGAAGAAATGCACCTCAATGTTTAATTGACAAATTAAATGTTGACGGAGTCGTTTTCGAAGGAGAAGTTGCCGATGCATACCTGTTTATGAATTCGAAAGCTGTTATGATTGTTCCGCTGTTCTCGGGTAGTGGAATGCGCATTAAAATTATTGAAGGAATGGCGCTCGGAAAAAGTATCGTGTCAACATCAATCGGTGCAGAAGGAATTGATGTTACCGATGGCGAAAATGTTTTGCTGGCTAACGATGCATCCGGCTTTGTTGAAGCTGTCTTCAGCTTAATTGAAAACCGTGACAATTTTGAGCGCCTTGGAAAGAACGCAACCCTTTTTATCCAACAGAATTTTGATAATTTAGCAATATCGAAAAAGCTAATCGGATTTTACAAGCAATACACTAAATGA
- a CDS encoding mechanosensitive ion channel domain-containing protein, whose protein sequence is MNIIYHYLLDNIREIGIMEILAKPLAALICLVLIVFVAWLAHFFTRKIFLAIVQRIARRTKTHWDDILIENKVFRGLAHLVPAFILFYSADFSYPDIHQQVSELAPEVYKSLSKDYYWELTDLLMKISRIYFIAIIVFVANSTLNAALQIYNTTEFANNRSIKGYVQLVKIFVFFMAGILLISVLLGKDPTVLLAGLGAIAAVLLLVFRDTILGFVASIQLSANDMVKIGDWIQMEGHKADGTVIDITLNTVKVQNWDKTITTIPTYALVSESFFNWKGMEESGGRRIKRSVAIDTNTIKFCDAAMLERFEKFDLIRDYVAEKERELKEHNKGRNLKDEDFISGRHQTNVGIFRKYLEVYLRQHPKIKQDLTFLVRQLQPVGKGLPIEIYVFSNDQEWANYESIQADIFDHIFAVIPEFELRVFQEPSGADIEKIACR, encoded by the coding sequence ATGAATATCATTTACCACTATTTGCTTGATAATATCCGGGAAATCGGAATAATGGAGATTTTGGCTAAACCTTTAGCTGCATTAATTTGCCTGGTGCTTATTGTTTTTGTGGCCTGGTTGGCGCATTTTTTCACGCGAAAGATCTTTTTAGCGATCGTGCAGCGTATTGCCCGAAGAACAAAAACACACTGGGATGATATTTTAATTGAAAACAAGGTTTTTAGAGGGCTGGCGCATTTGGTTCCTGCATTTATATTGTTTTATTCTGCCGATTTTTCGTATCCCGATATTCATCAGCAAGTGAGTGAGTTGGCTCCTGAGGTTTACAAGTCGTTGTCGAAAGATTATTACTGGGAGCTTACCGATTTGTTGATGAAAATTTCGCGCATTTATTTTATTGCGATTATCGTTTTTGTGGCAAATTCTACTTTAAATGCTGCATTACAGATTTATAACACTACTGAATTTGCCAATAATCGCTCGATAAAGGGCTATGTACAGCTGGTGAAGATTTTTGTGTTTTTTATGGCAGGCATACTGCTGATCTCTGTTTTGCTGGGAAAAGATCCAACAGTTCTTTTGGCCGGTTTGGGAGCAATTGCCGCGGTTTTGTTGTTGGTTTTTCGAGATACGATACTTGGTTTTGTGGCTTCCATTCAATTGTCGGCTAACGATATGGTAAAAATTGGCGACTGGATTCAAATGGAGGGGCACAAAGCCGATGGAACGGTTATCGATATTACTTTAAATACGGTAAAAGTTCAGAACTGGGATAAAACCATTACTACCATTCCAACATACGCACTGGTTTCTGAGTCGTTCTTTAACTGGAAAGGTATGGAAGAATCGGGAGGCCGTCGCATAAAACGCTCGGTTGCCATCGATACCAACACCATCAAATTTTGCGATGCTGCCATGCTGGAGCGTTTCGAAAAGTTCGACCTGATTCGGGATTATGTAGCTGAAAAGGAGCGGGAACTGAAAGAACACAACAAAGGCAGAAACTTGAAAGATGAGGACTTTATAAGTGGTCGTCATCAAACCAATGTTGGCATTTTTAGGAAGTACCTGGAAGTGTATCTTCGTCAGCATCCAAAAATCAAACAAGATCTTACATTTTTAGTACGCCAATTACAACCGGTAGGCAAAGGTTTACCCATCGAAATTTATGTGTTTAGTAATGATCAGGAATGGGCAAATTATGAAAGTATCCAGGCCGATATTTTCGATCATATTTTTGCCGTTATTCCAGAGTTTGAACTGCGGGTTTTTCAAGAGCCTTCAGGCGCTGATATTGAAAAGATTGCGTGTCGGTAA
- a CDS encoding ABC-F family ATP-binding cassette domain-containing protein encodes MISIDKINLSFGGFELFKEISFLVNPKDRIGLIGKNGAGKSTLLKIITGTETPTAGVISIPKETSIGYLPQQMKVSDTRTLKNEVTQAFEELLAIEKKIAHLNQEIAESEDYHSDEYLKKLDLVTEYNERYQLLGGDNYEAELEQTLLGLGFERTDFDRMTSEFSGGWRMRVELAKLLLKKPDVFLLDEPTNHLDIESIQWLEDFLKTYSGAVILVSHDKAFLDAVCNRTIEISLGKITDQKMNYTRFMDWKAEQREINLAAYTNQQKMIEDTERFIERFRYKSSKAVQVQSRVKQLEKLDRIEIEEEDNSALKISFPPAPRSGRVVVEAKHISKYYDSLHVLDDIDLTIENGDKIAFVGRNGEGKTTLARIIMNELEHSGNMKLGHNVKIGYFAQNQAQLLNGELTVFETIDEIAVGDIRTKIRDILAAFLFRGEDIDKKVKVLSGGEKSRLAMIRLMLEPVNFLILDEPTNHLDMRSKEILKNALANFSGTVLVVSHDRDFLDGLVNCIYEFRNKKAKQHLGGIFDFLYRKKMESLKELENKKKNTKPGKVVTSEKQKDELSFDEKKEINRTISRMEKSVTQTEEKIAKLETEIEEMDKLLANPENIDDHSVFEQYEQLKSNLEQSMFDWENAHEELENWKAKKTW; translated from the coding sequence ATGATATCCATAGATAAAATAAATCTCAGTTTTGGTGGTTTCGAACTGTTTAAAGAAATCAGTTTTCTGGTTAATCCAAAAGACAGAATTGGACTGATTGGTAAAAACGGAGCAGGAAAAAGTACGCTGCTAAAAATTATAACAGGCACCGAAACACCAACGGCCGGCGTAATTTCCATTCCGAAAGAAACAAGCATTGGCTATTTACCTCAGCAAATGAAAGTTTCGGATACACGCACGCTTAAAAATGAAGTTACACAGGCTTTTGAAGAGCTACTCGCAATTGAAAAGAAAATAGCGCACTTAAACCAGGAAATAGCCGAAAGCGAAGATTATCATTCTGATGAATATTTAAAAAAACTCGACCTGGTTACTGAATACAACGAGCGTTACCAACTTTTGGGTGGCGACAATTATGAAGCGGAACTCGAACAAACGCTTCTGGGATTGGGCTTCGAAAGAACTGATTTCGACAGGATGACTTCGGAATTTAGCGGAGGTTGGCGTATGCGTGTTGAGCTGGCAAAACTGCTGCTAAAAAAGCCCGATGTGTTTTTACTGGATGAGCCAACCAACCACCTCGACATTGAATCGATTCAGTGGCTGGAAGATTTTCTGAAAACATACAGCGGAGCCGTTATTTTGGTTTCGCACGATAAAGCTTTTCTTGACGCCGTTTGTAACCGCACCATAGAAATTTCGCTGGGCAAGATCACGGACCAGAAAATGAATTATACTCGTTTTATGGACTGGAAAGCTGAGCAGCGCGAGATTAATTTGGCAGCCTACACCAACCAGCAAAAGATGATTGAAGATACCGAACGGTTTATTGAACGTTTCAGGTACAAATCATCAAAAGCGGTACAGGTGCAATCGAGGGTTAAACAGTTGGAAAAACTGGATCGGATTGAGATTGAAGAAGAAGACAACTCGGCACTGAAGATCAGCTTTCCACCGGCACCGCGCTCGGGGCGTGTTGTGGTTGAAGCCAAACACATCAGCAAATATTACGATTCGTTACATGTGCTCGACGATATCGACCTTACCATTGAAAATGGCGATAAAATAGCGTTTGTTGGGCGTAACGGAGAAGGTAAAACCACACTGGCCCGGATTATTATGAACGAGCTGGAGCACAGCGGTAATATGAAGCTGGGCCACAACGTTAAAATTGGGTACTTTGCTCAAAATCAGGCACAACTTTTAAACGGAGAACTTACGGTTTTTGAAACGATAGACGAGATTGCTGTTGGCGATATCCGCACAAAGATCAGAGATATTCTGGCGGCGTTTTTATTCCGCGGCGAAGATATCGACAAAAAAGTAAAAGTATTAAGTGGTGGCGAAAAATCGCGTCTGGCAATGATCAGGCTGATGCTTGAACCGGTAAACTTTCTTATTCTCGACGAGCCGACCAACCACCTCGACATGCGCTCGAAAGAGATTTTAAAAAATGCACTGGCAAATTTTTCAGGAACTGTACTTGTAGTGTCACACGACCGCGATTTCCTTGATGGCTTGGTGAATTGCATTTACGAATTCAGAAATAAGAAAGCAAAACAACATTTGGGCGGCATTTTCGATTTTCTGTACCGTAAGAAAATGGAGTCGCTGAAAGAATTGGAAAACAAGAAAAAAAATACAAAACCCGGAAAAGTTGTAACTTCGGAAAAACAAAAGGATGAGCTTTCGTTCGATGAAAAGAAAGAGATAAACCGCACGATTTCGCGAATGGAGAAAAGTGTAACCCAAACCGAAGAAAAGATTGCAAAACTGGAGACCGAAATCGAAGAAATGGACAAGCTGCTTGCCAATCCGGAGAATATTGATGACCATTCGGTTTTTGAGCAATACGAACAATTAAAATCGAATCTGGAACAAAGCATGTTTGATTGGGAAAACGCCCACGAAGAGCTGGAAAACTGGAAGGCTAAAAAGACCTGGTAA
- a CDS encoding ammonium transporter — MKNSTSWWFILALLVIVAALGVIIPTGVGEIDTSNLDAGDTAWMLTATGLVLLMTPGLAFFYGGMIQSRNIISTMLQSFIAMGIVSVLWVVVGFSIAFGDSIGGEGFGLFGNPATYFMFRGVGGGTNPDFSPTFPFAIFAMFQLKFAIITPALITGSFAGRVRFRAYMLFMVLFILFIYAPLAHWTWHPNGFLRNWGVLDFAGGTVVHMSAGFAALAGAMFLGRRKDANKEIKPANIPYILLGAGMLWFGWFGFNAGSALAADSVAASALVNTNTASAAAMLIWIFFDAAQGKKPSAVGAAIGLVVGLVAITPAAGFVNVGSSIFIGVIAAIISNYAITLRTKSKLDDTLDVFPAHGMGGITGMLFTAVFANEVGLIHGEITTFLYHLLALVIVGIFTFGGSMLMYKITDMIVPMRISPHGEKVGLDISQHDESYNFVYTED; from the coding sequence ATGAAAAATTCAACAAGTTGGTGGTTTATTCTGGCTCTTTTGGTAATTGTTGCCGCTCTCGGCGTAATAATACCTACCGGAGTTGGAGAAATTGACACCTCAAACCTCGACGCCGGAGATACGGCCTGGATGCTAACGGCAACAGGTTTAGTATTGTTAATGACTCCGGGATTAGCATTCTTCTATGGAGGAATGATTCAGTCGAGAAATATTATTTCGACCATGCTGCAAAGTTTTATTGCCATGGGAATTGTAAGTGTGTTGTGGGTAGTAGTCGGCTTCAGTATAGCATTTGGCGACAGTATTGGAGGCGAAGGTTTTGGCCTGTTTGGCAACCCGGCAACCTACTTTATGTTCCGGGGTGTTGGCGGCGGAACCAATCCCGACTTCTCGCCCACATTCCCTTTTGCAATATTTGCTATGTTCCAGTTAAAATTTGCCATTATTACCCCGGCTCTTATTACCGGCTCATTTGCCGGAAGAGTGCGTTTCAGAGCTTACATGTTATTTATGGTACTCTTTATATTATTTATTTATGCACCGCTGGCCCACTGGACCTGGCACCCGAACGGATTCCTGCGCAACTGGGGAGTACTTGACTTTGCCGGTGGAACAGTAGTACACATGTCGGCAGGTTTTGCTGCTTTGGCAGGAGCAATGTTCCTCGGAAGAAGAAAAGACGCTAACAAAGAAATTAAGCCGGCAAACATTCCTTACATCTTATTAGGTGCGGGTATGCTTTGGTTCGGATGGTTCGGATTTAACGCCGGTTCTGCATTGGCAGCCGATTCAGTTGCTGCATCAGCACTGGTGAATACCAACACTGCTTCGGCAGCAGCCATGTTGATCTGGATCTTTTTCGACGCTGCACAAGGTAAAAAACCATCTGCAGTTGGTGCTGCCATCGGACTTGTTGTAGGTTTGGTTGCCATTACTCCGGCCGCCGGATTTGTAAATGTCGGATCGAGTATATTTATTGGTGTAATTGCGGCTATCATTAGTAACTACGCTATTACACTTCGCACAAAATCGAAACTGGACGATACGCTGGATGTATTCCCTGCTCATGGAATGGGTGGTATTACAGGTATGTTGTTTACCGCTGTTTTTGCCAACGAAGTAGGCTTGATTCATGGAGAGATCACTACTTTCCTTTATCACTTACTGGCATTGGTAATTGTTGGAATTTTCACTTTCGGAGGATCGATGTTGATGTACAAGATTACCGATATGATTGTTCCGATGCGTATTTCTCCTCATGGAGAAAAAGTTGGTTTGGACATTAGTCAACACGACGAGTCGTATAATTTTGTTTACACAGAAGATTAA
- a CDS encoding Lrp/AsnC ligand binding domain-containing protein, with amino-acid sequence MTLRNNLDDWDLKILDIITKNARIPFKDVAKEVGISRAAVHQRVNRMVDLEVIVGSGYHINPKKVDFKTCTYIGIYLEKGGLFSEVVKGLEDIPEIVECHYTTGAYAIFIKVYAKDNEHLKNILSGKIQKIHGVASTETFISLEESFKRTIPVNA; translated from the coding sequence ATGACTTTGAGGAATAATTTAGACGACTGGGATTTAAAAATTCTGGATATAATTACCAAAAACGCGAGGATACCTTTTAAAGATGTTGCAAAAGAAGTGGGAATTTCACGTGCGGCTGTACACCAACGAGTTAACCGAATGGTAGATTTGGAAGTGATCGTTGGATCGGGCTATCACATTAATCCCAAAAAGGTTGATTTTAAAACCTGTACCTACATTGGTATCTACCTCGAAAAAGGAGGTTTATTTAGCGAGGTGGTAAAAGGTTTAGAAGATATCCCTGAAATCGTTGAGTGTCATTACACCACTGGAGCATACGCCATTTTTATTAAAGTTTATGCCAAGGATAACGAACACCTAAAAAATATCTTAAGCGGAAAAATCCAAAAAATTCATGGTGTTGCCAGTACTGAAACTTTTATTTCTCTTGAAGAATCATTTAAGCGTACTATTCCTGTTAATGCCTAA
- a CDS encoding glycosyltransferase family 2 protein — protein sequence MILSVLFWVFLFILFYTYAGYALVLWFFVGLKKLFGSRKNAEGSNVYEPEVCLFVTAYNEKDYIDQKVKNAFSLDYPKDKIQYVWVTDGSDDGSPELLKNVDELEVYHQPKRRGKMHAMNRGMKFVKAPVVIFSDSNTVLGKQSIREIVNCFSNPEVGCVAGEKRIVQKDEEAAAGAGEGLYWKMESWIKRKDWELNSAVGAVGELFAIRTELFEDVETDTLLDDFIISLRIAQRGYKIAYTPNAYAEETASLNVKEELKRKVRIAAGGIQTILRLKGLLNPFKNGILSWQYFSHKVLRWAFAPPALFLLFIINLLLVVNVNNWSAGNFYVLVLYLQVLCYVAAAFGWYFENKKVRLKALFVPYYFVMINYASILGIVRYVKGRQSVNWEKSKRAV from the coding sequence ATGATCTTAAGCGTTTTATTCTGGGTATTTTTATTTATTCTGTTCTATACTTATGCCGGGTATGCGCTTGTATTGTGGTTTTTTGTGGGCTTAAAAAAGTTGTTTGGCAGCCGTAAAAATGCAGAGGGAAGCAATGTTTATGAGCCTGAAGTATGTCTGTTTGTAACAGCATATAACGAGAAGGACTACATCGACCAGAAAGTAAAGAATGCTTTCTCGCTCGATTATCCCAAAGATAAGATTCAATATGTGTGGGTTACCGATGGCTCGGATGATGGAAGTCCGGAGCTATTAAAGAACGTTGATGAGCTGGAGGTTTATCATCAGCCGAAACGACGTGGAAAGATGCATGCTATGAACCGGGGGATGAAATTTGTAAAGGCGCCTGTTGTGATCTTTTCTGATTCGAACACGGTTCTTGGAAAACAATCCATTCGTGAGATCGTAAATTGTTTCAGCAATCCGGAAGTTGGTTGTGTGGCAGGGGAGAAGCGCATTGTTCAGAAAGATGAAGAGGCAGCTGCCGGTGCCGGTGAAGGTTTGTATTGGAAAATGGAGTCGTGGATTAAGCGAAAAGACTGGGAATTGAATTCAGCAGTTGGTGCGGTTGGTGAACTGTTTGCCATACGAACTGAACTTTTCGAGGATGTGGAAACAGATACTTTACTAGATGATTTTATTATTTCTTTGCGTATTGCTCAACGAGGATATAAAATTGCATACACGCCAAATGCCTACGCCGAAGAAACTGCTTCGTTGAATGTAAAAGAAGAGTTGAAACGTAAAGTAAGAATTGCTGCCGGAGGAATTCAAACCATTCTGAGATTGAAGGGATTGCTCAATCCGTTCAAAAACGGAATATTGAGCTGGCAGTATTTTTCGCACAAAGTTTTGCGTTGGGCATTTGCTCCTCCGGCTTTGTTCCTTTTATTTATTATAAATCTACTGTTGGTAGTAAATGTCAATAATTGGAGTGCGGGTAATTTTTATGTGCTTGTGCTGTATCTTCAGGTTTTGTGCTATGTTGCAGCGGCGTTTGGTTGGTATTTCGAAAACAAAAAGGTGCGGTTGAAAGCACTGTTTGTTCCTTATTATTTTGTAATGATCAATTATGCGTCTATTCTGGGTATTGTTCGATATGTAAAAGGGCGCCAGTCGGTAAATTGGGAAAAATCAAAAAGGGCAGTGTAG
- the rlmB gene encoding 23S rRNA (guanosine(2251)-2'-O)-methyltransferase RlmB — MMRQKGINKEDFLFGTRAIIEAIKKGKTIDKILIKKGLRNELITELHELIKESEIGVQYVPIEKINRITRKNHQGVLAFVSPIEFDNIENVIPGIYEEGKTPLLLVLDQITDVRNFGAITRSAECAGVQAIIIPEKGMARIGADAVKTSAGAIHNIPICKTNNLYNTVRFLKDSGIKIVAATEKGDKLYSNADMKSPLAIVMGSEDTGVSAQILKLADEQLKIPILGQIESLNVSVSAALMIYEAVRQRN, encoded by the coding sequence ATGATGAGACAAAAAGGAATAAATAAAGAGGATTTTTTGTTTGGAACAAGAGCCATAATCGAAGCCATTAAAAAAGGCAAAACAATCGACAAAATCCTGATAAAAAAGGGTTTGCGAAACGAATTGATTACCGAACTTCATGAGTTGATAAAAGAGAGCGAGATTGGCGTTCAGTATGTTCCTATCGAGAAGATCAACCGTATTACACGAAAAAATCACCAGGGAGTGCTGGCATTTGTCTCGCCCATTGAGTTTGACAATATTGAGAACGTAATTCCTGGAATATACGAAGAAGGTAAAACTCCCCTCCTTCTTGTTTTAGACCAGATTACCGATGTACGTAACTTCGGAGCCATTACCCGCTCGGCCGAGTGTGCCGGAGTGCAGGCCATTATCATTCCCGAAAAAGGTATGGCACGTATTGGTGCCGATGCTGTAAAAACATCTGCAGGTGCTATTCACAACATTCCAATCTGCAAAACAAATAACCTGTACAATACGGTCCGATTTCTGAAAGATTCAGGTATTAAAATAGTTGCTGCCACCGAAAAAGGCGATAAACTTTACTCGAATGCCGATATGAAATCGCCACTGGCTATTGTTATGGGATCAGAGGACACAGGTGTTTCTGCGCAAATTCTGAAACTTGCCGACGAACAATTAAAAATTCCGATCTTAGGACAAATTGAATCTTTAAATGTTTCGGTATCTGCTGCTTTGATGATTTACGAAGCAGTCAGACAACGAAATTAG